CCAGTTCCGCAGGTTCTCGGTTGATATTCTGCGCACCGGCAATTGCTCGTAGGGTGTACTCTCCCGCGCGAGCGATTTCGAACTGAGCTTTCACACCGCCATTGGAGAGAATTCCCCAGCCGTCACGACCGTACTTCCACTCGCCATCCACCGATTGCAGCTTTCGATCAATCCGCTGTTTCTTAACTAACGACTCGGGATCGGCCACAATCGCTGTGGCTGAAATCTTCTCGGCCGCCGCCAGATACTTTTCGAGAAGCAATGTGGGAAGTGTAAGGACGTCTCCCTGGTTATCAAAGCCGCTGCCAACGTCATCCGAAGGAAAGTCGTCAGCTGGACGAAACGCCACCCCGAGCAGATCCCGAACTGTGTTGTTGTATTCCGCTCGATTTAAACGACGAATGGTGACTCGCCCCGGGTCGGGTGCCGAATCGCAATCGAAGTGATAAATCGTCTTTTCAATCCAGCCGATGACGAACTTTCTCTGAGCTTCCGTCGGTTGCGGACGATCATCGGGGGGCATCGCAGAGGACTGCAACATCTCTAAAATGTGTTGCCAAGTCTTAGCGTCGTCTTCGACCATCGCCGGATCTTTGTAGCGGTCGAGTTGAATGCCCCCTTCAGGCTTTTTGGTGCTGTGGCATTCCAGGCAATACTGCTTGACGAAGGGGACGATCTGCTTGAGATAGACGTCGGTGTTTTTGGCAGCAGCGCCTGCGGTTTTTGCACCCGGAGGCTGCGCCTGTGCAGTGGCAAATATCGCCCCGAGCAACATGCCCCCTACAAGCATACTGCAGACGTGATTCAATCGCACAGGAAGCGGGAAATGCATCGTTACTGACCAGTCAAAATCCAGGCGAGCTCTGAGTCCGTTCGATAGCATTTCATTCTAACAGAACGGCCCGCGTTTTCCCGCTGAAATCGCGGCAAATTCCTTGCGGGACCGCGCAGGAGATAGGACTGGATTAAGCTATGGTGCTGCGACGGTTACTCATCCCGCAAACGTTCGCTCATCGTCCAAGTGTTGCCCTATGCGTTGGCCCCTTCGGCTCCAAATTCTGACTCCCATGGCCGTCATCTTGTTGGTGACCGTCGGCAGCGTCAGCGTACTCAATGCGTGGTTGGCTGCGACCCGCGTGCGAACTGAAGTCGAGACTCAGTTACGCGCTGTCGCCCGCACTCTGGAGGAAGGGAACTTCCCGCTCGAATCGAACGTGCTGCGGCAGACAAGTGGGCTCTCCGGCGCAGAATTGCTGGTGGTAAATGAAGTGGGCGAAACGACGGCCGCTAGCTTTTCCGCGACGTTTCCTCGGACGAAGTTCAGCGCAATAACCGACTGGAGAGAGCTGCAGCTAAGTGAGACATTCGAACTGCAAGGGCAGACTTACTTTCATACGGGCGTAAAGCTGGATCGCCGGCCGGTCGGCGGGGGCCTCGTAGAACTCCACATCTTCTATCCCGAACGCGCCTGGCAACAAGCAACGCGGCAAGCATCCCTTGGGCCGCTGTTGATTGGCGGTGTGGCCCTGGTTGTCGTCAGCCTGGCAGCATGGGTAGTAGCCGCATCATTGACTCACCCGGTACGAATGTTGCAAACTCAAGTCCAAGAAATTGCCCGCGGCAACTATGAGTCGCTACCACTTCCTGTTCGCAACGATGAAGTTCGTGACCTGGCCACGGCAGTCAATCAGCTGGCGGTTCGGCTCTCTCAATATGAAGCAGAAGTTCGCGGGAACGAACGACTCCGCACGCTGTCGCAACTTGGCAGCGGGATTGCCCACCAGGTTCGAAATGCCGCGACTGGCTGCCGGATCGCCATCGACTTGCATCAACGCGAGTGTCCGCTGACCCGCGACGACCAAAACAGCGACCGCCTGCAGATTGCCAAACGGCAGTTGACGTTAATAGAGACCCATGTGCAGAGATTGCTTGCACTCGGAAAACCGAGCGAGCAGCTGCATGAGCGGATTGAACTTGGCGCCCTTCTCGACGATACCTTGGAACTCGTTCGCCCCACGGCAACGCACTTAGGTGCTGAGTTGCAAGTTTCTACTGCTTGGCCCAATGCAGCGACGGAAGGCGATGGCGAAGCCTTGCAGCAGATGCTGGTGAATGTGCTGATTAATGCAATCCAGGCCACAACCAACGGTGGTAAGCAAGAGACGCACTCGGCGCGTGTCATCTTGGAAGCCACGCTGATTGGCTCTACGCTTACGATTGCAGTTGGCGACAACGGCCCGGGGCTGCCAGACCACGTGGCCGAGAGACTGTTTCAACCTTTTCAATCCGACAAGCCAGGCGGAACCGGCCTGGGGCTGAGTGTGGCCAGGCATACTGCCAGATTGCATGGCGGCGATGTTCGTTGGTCCCGGATTGGCGATCTGACTTGGTTCTATTTGGAGTTACCGAACTGGCATGGCTGGAATTCTGATCGTTGATGATGAGCAGGCAATCAGTTGGGGCCTTGCTGAATTGTCGCGGCAATTGGGACACGAGCCCCATACCGCATCTTCTGCCGAGCAGGCCATTAGCTTGGCGGCAAAGACGGATGTGGCCGTTATTCTGCTCGATGTTCGCCTGCCAGGCATGGATGGGATTGCCGCCATATCTCGCTTGCGCGAGTTGCTGCCGGCGGCCAAGATAATTGTAATGACTGCTCATGGGGATCTCAGCACGGCGGTGGAGGCCGTCCGTCAAGGTGCTTTTGACTACATCGTAAAGCCATTTGACACGACACAGATCGAGCGGCTCATCGAGCGCGCCTTGACGCAAATTGCCGTCGTACCAGTAGATGCTGTCCCGTCGCTCAGTTCGGCTTCCAATCCGCTGATCGGCAAAACGCCGGTGATGCAAGAGATCTTCAAGCGAATTGCTCTCGTCTCGGCCAGTGAGGCCTGTGTCTTCATTTCTGGCGAAAGTGGAACGGGCAAGGAGCTTGTGGCCCGAGCCATACATCAATACAGCAAACGAGCAAGCGCGCCTTTCGTGGCCGTCAATGTCGCGGCACTCAGCCCCTCGCTTGCCGAGAGTGAACTCTTTGGTCACGTGAGAGGTGCCTTCACGGGAGCTGAACAATCTCGCGCGGGTCTGCTTGCCGACGCGGATGGTGGCACGCTGTTTCTTGACGAAGTGGCCGATATTCCGTTGCCGGTGCAAGTGAAGCTCTTGCGCGCGCTAGAGCACGGCGAAGTCATGCCCGTCGGTTCTGGCCGAACGACGCGCACGAACTTTCGCCTGATCTCGGCGACTCACCAGGATCTGCTTGCCAAGGTACGTGAAGGGACGTTTCGCCACGATCTCTATTTCCGGCTTTGCACGTTCCAAGTCCCATTGCCTCCGCTGCGCGAACGTAAGGAAGATCTGCCTCTGCTAGTAAATCACTTTCTGCAACAGCTTGCGCCGGGCAAATCGCCGGGCAGTTTTACCTCGGTTGCACTCGCTGAAGCCCAGCGGCGACCGTGGCATGGGAATGTGCGGGAACTTCGCAATGCAGTCGAACATGCCCTGATCGTAGCGCGCGAAGGTCCGATTCTTCCCGAGCATTGGCCACCGGCAATGCAGCCGATTCAAGCGCCAGATCCTAACAGCGAATCGCTTGAGGGCCGCTTGAAAAAGCTTGTTCGAGAATGGGCTGAAGGAAAGCTCCAGTCTGACGCCGACATGAAAACCCTCTACGACGAAATGCTGCAACAGGTCGAACCGCCGCTGCTAGCTGCGGCCCTCGAGCGAAGCAAAGGGGAATGCCTGGCAGCCTCGCGCTGGCTGGGCATGCATCGAACCACTTTGCGAAAAAAGCTCGATCAGTATGGACTGCATGGCGAAGAGTAGCTTGGGAATAACGCGAACTGGAATGGGCTCTAGCTTGTGCAGTTAAGACTGGAGCCTCAATGAACGACGTTACTCCAACTTCGCAATTCGCTAGTATTCGCAACTGGACCTTTCGCTGGCTCGGTCGCTGCTTGGCGGCCTTCGCTGGCGTTTATGCGGGTTTTCTCTTGCTTGGCTGCGTACCCGTGAATCACAACTACCAGATTCCTGCGGCCGATAACTGTGTCGTCATTTTCGTACGGAGCAATGAGATCCATGCTGATCTGGTGCTGCCCGTTACTAACCAGCACACCTCTCAAAACTGGCACGATCGATTTCCACCGGAGCACTTTCAGCATCGCAATGTGGCGGGCGATGAGTACGTGGCCGTTGGCTGGGGCAATCGAGCCTTTTTCGTAGAAACACCGACCTGGGAGGACTTCAAACTCACTACGGCGCTGCGTGGGCTGTTCACACCCAGCGAGTCGGTCTTACATGTTGAATATGTTCCCTTGGCTGAGACCCGCGAGTATCACGAAGTTCGCATCACTCCCTCGCAGTATGCAATTATGTGTCAGCATATCGAAGAAACGATTGGCAACCGTGACGAGCACGGCCATGCCGTTCCGGCCACACCAAAAACGTTTGGTGACAGCGACCGCTTTTACAATTCAACGGGCACTTATCATCTCTTCAGCACTTGCAATCAATGGGTGGGGCGTGGACTAAAGCGCGCTGGAGTGCCGACCGGTCTGTGGACTCCTTTGCAGCAGCATGTGTTGTTCTGGCTTCCGAAAAGAAGTGCTGCAGAAACACTGCATCACTCGGGTTCCAACTTGCCTTGAATGTGTGCGCACAACAATTCCCAACCAATCCGCTCTTGCTCGCCCGCGGTCTTTTGCACAAGCGATTCCAGCCGTGCCATTTCGGTACGAATATCAGCGGCTGGGAGTATTCCAATTCGCGTGGCAAGGATCGCCGCTTCTACGACCGCGTGCTTCGCACGATTGAAGCCAAACCAGTCACGCACATGTTGGCTTTGAATGACTTCGCAATGAAACGTGGCTCGCGGTGGCCCTAAATCGGCTGTTGTTGCCCGTAAGGCAAACCAGCGGCAGCAGTCAGCGAGCGCGTAGCCGGGAGAGACATCAATCGTCTGATATTCGGGCAGTTGAACCATCCGACCAATGGCTGACCGCGCAATTAACTCTACATTGTCCGTTACGTGAAAGACTGCAGTTCGGGTCCGTTCGAAGTTTGCAAAGGTTTGAGAAGTGCAAAACGGGCGCAAGGTAAACGATTGGAATTGACGATCGACTTGGGGGCCCATTGGTGCCAGATGGGGTGAACCGTCGGCAGCGGTGGTAAGGACCAATCCTTCCACAATCAGTCGATCCGTTTGCGTGGGCTCCATCGGCACCTTTCAAAACGTGACAGGGCGAGACGGCAGTACGTATTCAATTGCTGCTGGAGGATGCTCGTCTGTCTTCGCAGCTAACAAAGCGGGTTCGATGCCAGCCATGCGCAAAAAATTAGCCAGTAGCGCGTAGCCCCCTTCGGTCAAAATCGACTCGGGGTGAAATTGCACACCCCATATCGGCAAAACACGGTGGGCCACGGCCATGATTACACCGTCAACAGTCCGTGCGGTTACTTCCAACTGTTTCGGCAACGTGCCCGGCTCAATGACGAGTGAGTGATATCGGCCTACATTCAACGGCGACGGTAAGCCGGCAAATAGTCCTGCTCCGTCGTGTTCAATCAAGCTTGTTCGGCCGTGCATGGGCTCGGGAGCTGGCACGATCTTGCCCCCGAGTGCCGCGCCAATGGCTTGATGCCCGAGGCAGACACCCAGGATTGGAACCTCCCCGCCAAGCTCGCGGACTACTTCTAGTGAACAGCCCGCCTGCGTCGGCGTGCATGGTCCCGGCGAGAGGACAATCGCGTGTGGCTGCAGTTTGCGAATCGTCGGTAGATCGACGGCATCATTACGGACAACATGCGCAGTGGTCCCCAACCGGCGAAAGTGCCGAGCCAGATTATGCACAAAGCTATCGTAATTATCGATCAACAGAATCATTGTCAGTCCACAATTGCCTTCAGCAGCCCCGCTGCCTTTGTCCAGGTTTCGTCGTATTCTCGCTGTGGCGATGACTGCGCTACAATGCCGCCGCCAACCGGAAATTGCCACCAACCTCGACCGGCGGTAATGGTCCGAATCAGGATGTTCAAGTCCAGCGAACCATCGAAGCCAAAATAGCCGAGGCAACCGCAATAAGGACCGCGGGCAGTCGGTTCGAGTTCGCTGATAATCTCCATCGCTCGCACTTTCGGGGCACCGGTGATGGAACCACCAGGAAACGCCGCCCTGACTAAGTCCAGCGGCGACATTCCAGCTGCCAATTTTCCCTCAACGACCGAGACCAGGTGCTGCACGAACTGATAGCTTTCTAAGCCACAAAGCTGCGTCACCCGCACACTATCTGGTTGGCAAACTCGCGATAAATCGTTACGGAGAAGATCAACAATCATCACATTTTCCGCACGATCTTTTTCACTCTCCTGAAGTTCGTCCCCGGCAAACAGATCGGCCTCCGCGCGCGACGTCCGCGGCCGCGTCCCTTTGATTGGCCGAGCCTCCACGTGTTGATCTCTCACCTGCACAAACCGCTCGGGCGAGGCACTGGCAATTTGAAAATCGCCAAGGTCAAAATAAGCTGAAAATGTTGCAGGGTTCCGTTCGCGCAGTCGCAAGTAAAGCGGGATGGAGTCGCAGGCGGCTGGAAATAATAGTCGCTGTGCCAGATTTACTTGGAACACATCTCCCGCATAGATGTAGTCGATGGCTCGCTGCACGGTTGCGAGATACTTTTCGGCGGAGAAGTTGCTGGCGAGCCCAGCGGGACCGGGAACCGAGTAGCTCGGAGCCAGTTGGTCACGGCGGATTACTTCCGTACGTTTCGCCTTCGGCTCAGCGACTGGCGAATTCAACAGCTTACGAAACTGCTCTAAACGCGCCGCCGCGCGAATCTGCCGCGATTGCGCCGATGCCTCCGGAAAGCCCTGCGATATAAGCCACGCCCGCTGCTGCAGATGGTCGTAGGCGAGCACGATGTCGTAAAAGCCAATCGCTAGTGCAGGTAGCCCAAATTCATCGAACTTTGGCAGCGGTACGCGTTCCAGACTGCGCCCCAGGTCATAACTGAGCAGGCCAGCTGCGCCGCCTTGAAAGGGTGGCAACCCTTCAATCGTCGGTGCCTGCCATTTGCGCAGTTCATCGTTCAGCCGCGAAAGCCCATCACTGCCATCGGCCGGCACTCGCAGGAACGTAAACGGATCGGCCGCCACGAACGAATACCGTCCAAGCTTTTCATTCTGCAGCGCGCTATCCAAAAATAGCACGTGTGGCAATGCAGCCAGTCGGCGAAAAGCCTCGGCGGGAAGTGGCGGCCGCTGAAATTCCTCCACTACGGGAATTGACTGACACGGCAAGTCACTCACGACTCGCCTCCCAGTCGTGCAGCCTTCGCGTTCTTCTTCTGCAGCCGATGACTCTCCTCTTCCTGAGTCAGATAACCCCAGTCGAGCGCTTCGTCCTGGCGATACTGCTTGCTCAGCGTCAGGGCGATCGCAGCCTTGCACATCTCATAGCCCAAATAAAACGCGTGTCCGGAATCAATCTGCACGGCCTGATGCGAATCACGAGCACCGCCGAAACCGGGATTCAGCAGTCGTTCGAAGAGCATAAACGGATCAGCGTCCGCCAAGTGCAACCCGGCACTCACCACGTGAACTTCGCCCTCTTCCGCAAAGATTCGATAGTTATTGTCCTTAATCGCTTCGGCCAGTCGAGCCAAATTTTCAACGCCAGTCGGCGTTAGCTTGGGGTCTCGCAGCGTAACCAGCCGAGGCTCCAGTCGCTTTGGCGGCACCTTCTGCCGGACAGAATGCCGTACCAGTCGCCGCGCTAAATCACACTCTTGTACGCTCGTACGTGCCCAGTTAATTACTTGCGTCGTCAGCACACTGCGAATGCCTAGCTCCTGACAAAAACCAAGGAGCAGCGTGTTGATGCCCGCGGAATCGCAGTCGGTCAGTTCGGTGAGATTGCCGATTCCCATTATCATTTCGACATCGGGGTACTGTCGACGCACTTCCAGGTATCGCCCCAAACTGGCCGCGAAGCCGAAACCGATTGGTTCCAGCACAGCATCTATCCGCAGCGGCACCTTGGCTTGAGCCAACTGTTCGATCGTCTCCGCCAAACCGCCGAGCGTGGGAAAATCGTCAGGGATGACAATTACTTCGCAGCCCCAATCGACTGCTGCGTCGCGATTGGTGGAATTCACCGAGAGGACCAACTCCGCACCAGCCTTGACCGCTGGTGCAATCTCGCGGGGATCGAGGCTATCGATCGAAACTCGCAACCCTTCGTCTCGCAGCGCACGCACGCAGTCAGCCACGCCCAGCCATGGCCCACTCGGATCGCACCCCACATCGATCAGGTTCGCACCATCCGCAGCCAGGCGTTTCGCATGAACGATGATCTCCGCCAGTGACTGCCGTGGCGCGTGATTGATCTCAGCAATGATCTGAATGTCGTACTCGCCATACTCTGCTGGCCGCTGATTTTTGCCGCCGAGAAACTCGGGCAATTGTTGCAAATCGCGCGGGCCGACTTGAATCGGCACATTGATGATATTGGCAAGCGGAGCCAAGTCGCCGTGGCAATAACCGGGCAGTATCACTCGCGTCGCAGCAGCGGGAACTTGAATGTGGCGAGCAATCCAGGCGGGAGACATGAGCGCGGCAACTGTGATTGGCAGCACGTCAATCGAATAGCTGAAGGCCTGTTCGACAGCGACCTTCGCCACCACGGTGCGCAGCGCGAACTCGGCCAAACGCCCGGTGACAAAATGCAAATGTTCGCCGGACATACAGGCCTGAAACGAAGTACGACTACTGGATGCAAGAGCGAGAATTCAACCCGTGCAGCATACCATCGGCCCGCCCATCATGCCGAGCCAAACCGAAAGCCACCGTTCACGGCGAGCACCTGTCCCGTGATGAAATCGGCACCCGGCGAGGCCAAAAACCTCACCGCCGCAGCCACGTCTGCCGGTGTCCCCCACCGCTCGCGGAGCGACTCATTGGTCGCCCGCTGTTGCCAATAGTCAGAAGTCTGCTCGCCCCAGGCGGTGCGAATCCAACCCAGGGCCAGGCAGTTCACGCGCACTTGAGGAGCCAACGATTGCGCCAAGCTGCGCGTGTAGGCCATCACTGCCCCTTTGATTGTGCCGAACATTTCGCCACTATCGCCGGCCATGCCACGCTCCGCCTGGTCCCAACCAATGTTGATGATGCTGCCACCACCGCGCTCGCTCATCTGTTGGCCAAGATGGCGTGACAGCGCGATACATGCCTGCACGTCAACTTTCCACAGTTGTTCTAATTTCTGGTCGAACGACCACTTGGCCGCAGCACCAGTGAGGACATCGGCCCCGGCATTGTTCACCAGCAAGTCGAGCTTACCTTGCCATTGCCAGGCCTCGGTTGCCAGGCGAGTTACTTCCGCAGCATCTGCCAGATTCGCGCAAGTGGCCAAGACGTTCCGCCCGAGGGCACGAATCTCAGCGGCCACCTGCTCTCGGGCTTGCTTATTGTGAAATCCGTGCACGACCACGTCTGCCCCTGCGCGGGCCAGGGTCTTTGCAATCTCGCGACCGATACCCCCACTCGAGCCCGTGACCAGCGCGGTCAGGCCGGTCAGGTCAAGCGAACTCGCGGGCTCGGGTTTCAACTTCGGTTTCTTTCGTCGCGTCGATTACGGGATTTCGTAACAGGCCGCTTCTTGCCCATTGCGAATCAGCAGTAGCTTGCCAGTCACACACAGGTTATTCCAAGTCTTACCATCGAAAGCTTGAATCTTGCCGCGGACTTCAGCCTTCTCTGGATTAGCAGCCAATAATACTAACTCACCGTCTTCGCCGAGCACTAAAAACTGGTCCCCAATTCCCAGAACCTGACCGTGACCGTAGCGGCCACTCTTCCATTGCGACTTGCCCGATTCAACGTGTACACACTCCAAAATCCCGTCGCTCAGGCCATAGGCATAGTCGCCAATAATGGTGACATTGGTGAACTTCGTCTTCAGCACGCGGCGACTTTCCCAAATCATGTTCACCGCCAGCTTGTCACCCTCAGGAACTAATTTCAACAGCGATGAGCCCTGACCATATCCCTTGCTGATAAACAATTGATCGCTCCCCACAGGGAAGGCCTGCGAAACGTTCGCATCCGCTGAACTATTACCCGACCAATCGTATTGCCAAAGTTGCTGGCCGTCGCGCGGGTCGTAAGCGGCCAGGGTCTTCTCGTTGACCGATACGATTTGATCGACCCCCGCCACAGTGCAGCGAATCGGCGAGGCGTAACTTATCTGATCGGTCCCCGCTTCCCAAGCTACTTTGCCCGTCTCTTTGTCATAAGCAATCAGCGAACGGACGTTGCTGTCATAGCCGCCAGCTGGCACCACCACGAGGTTGTCGACAATGAGGGGCGAGCCGCTGCGGCCCCATTTCACCAGCCCTTCGCTCGTGGCTTGTGTCAGGTCGTATCGCTTGAGCAGATCGTCTTCCCACAGCAACTTGCCGGTCTCACCATCCAGGCATTGCACGCGCCCGGTGCCACTTTGGGCATAGACGCGGCCCCCATCGATGGTTGGCGTCGCTCGCGGGCCCAGCCCACCCAGCGGATCATAATGTCGAGACTCGCACGCATGGTGCCAAACTGGCTGACCGTCCGACACGCGATAGCAGCTGACCCATTCTTCGGGCCCGCGTTGTTCCAGCGTCACTGCATAGCCATTTCGCACGGCAAAGCCCGACCAGCCTGGCCCGATGTTGCGTCGCCACACTTCACGCGGCCCCTGCGGTTCCCACCTGTCGGCAAACTTCGCCTCCGGCAGCCAGTTGTTTCGCTGTGGTCCCAGGAACTGAGCAAAGTCCTCGGGCGTTTCCGTCTTCAGGTCGATACCGGCAATTTCCGTTTTGACATTCTCGCTGGCTGGCGATTCCGTTGTCTTCTCCGGCACGACCACCGCGGGAGCCATTGCCGTTGGGCGATCGAGTTCGTTCTCGTGCTGGGGATACCAACGCGGGACGAACGTCGGCTTCATGTAACCATCGACCCCTTCGAACCGCAGCAAGGCCACTGCCATCAGCACGCCGGCCAGCGGAGCCGCGAAAACCGCGCGGCGGCTCCCAAACGAGTAAGCACTCTTCCAACAGAACCAAATCCACAGCGTCATGAAGGCGATGAACGCCAGAATCAGCGACACGATGTTGGCCACGGCCCCATCGAACACTTTGACGACCGAGGCAATCTCTTCGACATAGATCTGCACCAGCGGAATCAACGTCAGGCAGATCAGCACCGTCAGGCAGGTGCCAATCGGAGGAAATTGCCGCACCGCAGTGTGTCGTTTCAAGGCGGTGGTCGTTGTCGTCGAATTCGGCGCAGTGGACATGCAGCTTTCCTCAATCAGACCAGTCAGTTCACCAGCGGAGTTGCC
Above is a window of Anatilimnocola aggregata DNA encoding:
- a CDS encoding sensor histidine kinase, producing the protein MRWPLRLQILTPMAVILLVTVGSVSVLNAWLAATRVRTEVETQLRAVARTLEEGNFPLESNVLRQTSGLSGAELLVVNEVGETTAASFSATFPRTKFSAITDWRELQLSETFELQGQTYFHTGVKLDRRPVGGGLVELHIFYPERAWQQATRQASLGPLLIGGVALVVVSLAAWVVAASLTHPVRMLQTQVQEIARGNYESLPLPVRNDEVRDLATAVNQLAVRLSQYEAEVRGNERLRTLSQLGSGIAHQVRNAATGCRIAIDLHQRECPLTRDDQNSDRLQIAKRQLTLIETHVQRLLALGKPSEQLHERIELGALLDDTLELVRPTATHLGAELQVSTAWPNAATEGDGEALQQMLVNVLINAIQATTNGGKQETHSARVILEATLIGSTLTIAVGDNGPGLPDHVAERLFQPFQSDKPGGTGLGLSVARHTARLHGGDVRWSRIGDLTWFYLELPNWHGWNSDR
- a CDS encoding sigma-54-dependent transcriptional regulator, which translates into the protein MAGILIVDDEQAISWGLAELSRQLGHEPHTASSAEQAISLAAKTDVAVILLDVRLPGMDGIAAISRLRELLPAAKIIVMTAHGDLSTAVEAVRQGAFDYIVKPFDTTQIERLIERALTQIAVVPVDAVPSLSSASNPLIGKTPVMQEIFKRIALVSASEACVFISGESGTGKELVARAIHQYSKRASAPFVAVNVAALSPSLAESELFGHVRGAFTGAEQSRAGLLADADGGTLFLDEVADIPLPVQVKLLRALEHGEVMPVGSGRTTRTNFRLISATHQDLLAKVREGTFRHDLYFRLCTFQVPLPPLRERKEDLPLLVNHFLQQLAPGKSPGSFTSVALAEAQRRPWHGNVRELRNAVEHALIVAREGPILPEHWPPAMQPIQAPDPNSESLEGRLKKLVREWAEGKLQSDADMKTLYDEMLQQVEPPLLAAALERSKGECLAASRWLGMHRTTLRKKLDQYGLHGEE
- a CDS encoding TIGR02117 family protein, translating into MNDVTPTSQFASIRNWTFRWLGRCLAAFAGVYAGFLLLGCVPVNHNYQIPAADNCVVIFVRSNEIHADLVLPVTNQHTSQNWHDRFPPEHFQHRNVAGDEYVAVGWGNRAFFVETPTWEDFKLTTALRGLFTPSESVLHVEYVPLAETREYHEVRITPSQYAIMCQHIEETIGNRDEHGHAVPATPKTFGDSDRFYNSTGTYHLFSTCNQWVGRGLKRAGVPTGLWTPLQQHVLFWLPKRSAAETLHHSGSNLP
- a CDS encoding DUF447 domain-containing protein; the encoded protein is MEPTQTDRLIVEGLVLTTAADGSPHLAPMGPQVDRQFQSFTLRPFCTSQTFANFERTRTAVFHVTDNVELIARSAIGRMVQLPEYQTIDVSPGYALADCCRWFALRATTADLGPPRATFHCEVIQSQHVRDWFGFNRAKHAVVEAAILATRIGILPAADIRTEMARLESLVQKTAGEQERIGWELLCAHIQGKLEPE
- a CDS encoding anthranilate synthase component II, which translates into the protein MILLIDNYDSFVHNLARHFRRLGTTAHVVRNDAVDLPTIRKLQPHAIVLSPGPCTPTQAGCSLEVVRELGGEVPILGVCLGHQAIGAALGGKIVPAPEPMHGRTSLIEHDGAGLFAGLPSPLNVGRYHSLVIEPGTLPKQLEVTARTVDGVIMAVAHRVLPIWGVQFHPESILTEGGYALLANFLRMAGIEPALLAAKTDEHPPAAIEYVLPSRPVTF
- a CDS encoding anthranilate synthase component I family protein, with protein sequence MSDLPCQSIPVVEEFQRPPLPAEAFRRLAALPHVLFLDSALQNEKLGRYSFVAADPFTFLRVPADGSDGLSRLNDELRKWQAPTIEGLPPFQGGAAGLLSYDLGRSLERVPLPKFDEFGLPALAIGFYDIVLAYDHLQQRAWLISQGFPEASAQSRQIRAAARLEQFRKLLNSPVAEPKAKRTEVIRRDQLAPSYSVPGPAGLASNFSAEKYLATVQRAIDYIYAGDVFQVNLAQRLLFPAACDSIPLYLRLRERNPATFSAYFDLGDFQIASASPERFVQVRDQHVEARPIKGTRPRTSRAEADLFAGDELQESEKDRAENVMIVDLLRNDLSRVCQPDSVRVTQLCGLESYQFVQHLVSVVEGKLAAGMSPLDLVRAAFPGGSITGAPKVRAMEIISELEPTARGPYCGCLGYFGFDGSLDLNILIRTITAGRGWWQFPVGGGIVAQSSPQREYDETWTKAAGLLKAIVD
- a CDS encoding DUF6513 domain-containing protein, with translation MSGEHLHFVTGRLAEFALRTVVAKVAVEQAFSYSIDVLPITVAALMSPAWIARHIQVPAAATRVILPGYCHGDLAPLANIINVPIQVGPRDLQQLPEFLGGKNQRPAEYGEYDIQIIAEINHAPRQSLAEIIVHAKRLAADGANLIDVGCDPSGPWLGVADCVRALRDEGLRVSIDSLDPREIAPAVKAGAELVLSVNSTNRDAAVDWGCEVIVIPDDFPTLGGLAETIEQLAQAKVPLRIDAVLEPIGFGFAASLGRYLEVRRQYPDVEMIMGIGNLTELTDCDSAGINTLLLGFCQELGIRSVLTTQVINWARTSVQECDLARRLVRHSVRQKVPPKRLEPRLVTLRDPKLTPTGVENLARLAEAIKDNNYRIFAEEGEVHVVSAGLHLADADPFMLFERLLNPGFGGARDSHQAVQIDSGHAFYLGYEMCKAAIALTLSKQYRQDEALDWGYLTQEEESHRLQKKNAKAARLGGES
- a CDS encoding SDR family NAD(P)-dependent oxidoreductase, whose product is MKPEPASSLDLTGLTALVTGSSGGIGREIAKTLARAGADVVVHGFHNKQAREQVAAEIRALGRNVLATCANLADAAEVTRLATEAWQWQGKLDLLVNNAGADVLTGAAAKWSFDQKLEQLWKVDVQACIALSRHLGQQMSERGGGSIINIGWDQAERGMAGDSGEMFGTIKGAVMAYTRSLAQSLAPQVRVNCLALGWIRTAWGEQTSDYWQQRATNESLRERWGTPADVAAAVRFLASPGADFITGQVLAVNGGFRFGSA
- a CDS encoding PQQ-binding-like beta-propeller repeat protein — encoded protein: MSTAPNSTTTTTALKRHTAVRQFPPIGTCLTVLICLTLIPLVQIYVEEIASVVKVFDGAVANIVSLILAFIAFMTLWIWFCWKSAYSFGSRRAVFAAPLAGVLMAVALLRFEGVDGYMKPTFVPRWYPQHENELDRPTAMAPAVVVPEKTTESPASENVKTEIAGIDLKTETPEDFAQFLGPQRNNWLPEAKFADRWEPQGPREVWRRNIGPGWSGFAVRNGYAVTLEQRGPEEWVSCYRVSDGQPVWHHACESRHYDPLGGLGPRATPTIDGGRVYAQSGTGRVQCLDGETGKLLWEDDLLKRYDLTQATSEGLVKWGRSGSPLIVDNLVVVPAGGYDSNVRSLIAYDKETGKVAWEAGTDQISYASPIRCTVAGVDQIVSVNEKTLAAYDPRDGQQLWQYDWSGNSSADANVSQAFPVGSDQLFISKGYGQGSSLLKLVPEGDKLAVNMIWESRRVLKTKFTNVTIIGDYAYGLSDGILECVHVESGKSQWKSGRYGHGQVLGIGDQFLVLGEDGELVLLAANPEKAEVRGKIQAFDGKTWNNLCVTGKLLLIRNGQEAACYEIP